The sequence GAAGTCTGATGCTCTGTCCATTGAGCTACGGGCGCGCCTCGCAACGAGTCACAGGACACAGCGCTGCTTCGTACGAAGCCTCGTCCCTGCAGTACTCGCCATCTGAGATTGTATCACCACTAGCGCACTGTTGTCAAGCCGAGGCTGTACCATGCCCGAAGCTACTCCGCCTCTCGCTGGATGGGCAACGTCAGGCTGACGCGATGCTTCTTCCCCGTCCACAGCTCGCTATCACCCAGAACCTTCAACTGCACTCCCTGGCGCAGGACGTTCAGCGAGACATGGGATACCAATGTCTCGAAGGGAAAGCCTGCGGAGGCGCTCATATGACTAAATCCTCCTCCGCCCCGGGTAAGGGGCGGATCGATCCGCACGGTGTTCCTCTCGATGGGAGCAGCGCGCTGGACGCGATAAAAGATGTGCACCGGGATAGTAGCGTCTGTTAACTGCGTGCTCCTTCCCATCGCATGTAGCTGTTTGTATCCCTGTAGCTCGCGCAGAGGGGGGAACATGACCGTGCCAGCCCCTGTCACAACGGTCAGCGGTTTATCAGGCGCAGCAACATACAGAATGCGCCCATGCTCCGTTCGCATCTGGCGCACAGGCAAGGTCACTGCACGCTCCTCTTGCCGACGGCGCGTCAGCCAGCCCTCCAGCACTAGACGGACGTAACGCTGGTAGCGTGGATAGTGGAGAAACAGGGAGGTGCTTCCAGAGCCGCGCCACTGGTCAGAGTCATGCAGGGCGCTGACTATCTCCTCGTTGAGGGCGGTTGCTCCTTCCGCCGCCCATTCTGGCGTCTGCTCGACGATGCTCCAGTGTAGATGCATGTCCGCGCCCGGTTTCAGCACGCGCGTGCGATAGTGAACCATGAGCAGTTCGCCGAAATCTTCGTCCCCCTTTTTCTTGCCTGGCTCGGAGCGCGCCTCCAGTTGTATCTCGAAGTCTTCTGTGCGCGCCGTGTTCTGCGTCTGCACGGGCGGTTTGAGCGCATGCACTGAGCGAGGCAGGTTGACCAACCTCCAGCGAGCCAGTGGCTTACTCCCCTGTTGTCCATGCAGGCGCGCCACGACATCCAGATAGGATACGCTGTCGGGATAACCCAGAGGCATGCACAGCTCGCGCGTCACGGTATACGGCTCCCCCGCACGTGCCAGTGGCGGTGGCGCGGAGCTTGTTTCAGGTAGCCGCTCGCTGAACCCTTCTGGTGTGACCACATAAAATGCTATCATCGGGGGGCGTGAACCTCTACTCACGACCGTCTCCCTGACACGCAGCACGATGCACCGTTCGTTGTTGAACTGAGCATCCCCCTTCTGGAACGTGCGTCTTTCTACTGACACCCTTTCTATGAGGAGGTTGCCTTGCTTCGCGGGAGTGTCTGGGGAGAGGCGGGGTGAAGCTTGCGCCCTTGCTACTGCACACAGGATGCTCGCCATGCAGAGGGAAACAGCAGCAAACCTGCGATATCCACACATCGCTGACCTCACCTCTTCCAGTAGATGAATTCAATCACCTTATCGCTTTCTGTGTCTGTGTAGAGGTTTCCTGCAGTGGTTCGCCAGGTTTGCTGAGGAAAGATGAGGAAATGGTCGGGGTGAGCGGATTTGAACCGCTGACCTCCTGGCCCCCATCCAGGCGCGCTACCAAGCTGCGCCACACCCCGACCGCGGTAGCGAGGTTATTATACACCCAACAGGGCGCCCCTGTCAAGCGACCGACCTGCTTACAATGCCCGATGTGTAGCGACGCCACCTTTCGTTGGAAGCCTCACCATATTGGCGGTCGGTAAGGCTGGGTCAGGGGATGCCCGTCTAGTGGCGGATCGAGCTTCTTCGGGTCTATCCCGAACCGGTGTAGGATGGTAGGGGCAATGTCTGCGCGAGTACCTCGGCGCATGACGCCCGCGTCGTTGGTCGCTAAAAAGACGTAGGGCGCATCGGCGTGTGTATTCCTGTCCCTGTCGAAGCCGTGGTCGGAGGTCACGTAAATCAGAGTCTTCTCGTACAGTCCCAGCTCCTTCAGCTTCCACACGATGTTCCCCAACCAGCGGTCAGCGGACTTCAAGGCGTCGATATACTGTTTCGAGTTCTCCCCGTACTGGTGTCCCTGGTGGTCTATCTCGGCGAAGTGCACAAAGAAGAAAAAGCGCTGATGCTGGTAGCGTTCCAGCATCTCCAATGTCTTCTCGCCGACCGCATCGTCGCGTATCAGCCCGTTGATGAATACGTCCATCGCCTGCCTAGCATGGTAGAACGGTTTGCCCGGCTCTACGAGGTAGCGCACCCCATTCTCCGTGATGATTTTGCCCTGCCGTAGCCGTTGCATCGCGGGCGCACGTCCCGCGCGCGCACGTCGCTCAATAGGCTCAGCCAACACC comes from Chloracidobacterium sp. and encodes:
- a CDS encoding alkaline phosphatase family protein; amino-acid sequence: MQHWNWRLFASILLLSMLIAVSIAQQRHTTRTPSDLNVILIGWDGAGRERVRQCLQQGELPHLAQLASEGKLVAIDILRTTDTKAGWTQILTGYEPEKTGVYSNARYQPIPPGYTLFERLEQHFGKDRIATVAVMGKRGNVDADPPTKVLAEPIERRARAGRAPAMQRLRQGKIITENGVRYLVEPGKPFYHARQAMDVFINGLIRDDAVGEKTLEMLERYQHQRFFFFVHFAEIDHQGHQYGENSKQYIDALKSADRWLGNIVWKLKELGLYEKTLIYVTSDHGFDRDRNTHADAPYVFLATNDAGVMRRGTRADIAPTILHRFGIDPKKLDPPLDGHPLTQPYRPPIW